One Archangium violaceum genomic window, GCACGCTGTCCATCAACGACTCGGCCCAGTCCACGCTCATCGCGAAGGGCCATCAGGTGGACATGTTGTTGGGCGGCACCATCGATGCGGATCGGGCCCTCGCCGTCCAGTCGCTCCTGGGTTCCGACTACGACTTCAACCGGGGCATGCTGCCCAAGCAGCTCGAGCTGCGCGGGGTGACGGACGAGGGCCTGGAGTACCCCTACCGTGACGACGCGCTGCTGCTGTGGGGGGCCATCGAGCGGTGGGTCCGCGCCTACGTGGGCATCCACTACGCCTCGGACGAGGCAGTCGCCAAGGACCAGGCGCTACAGCAGTGGAGCGCCGAGCTGGTGGCGGAGGAGGGGGGGCGGGTGCGCGGCTTCGGCGAGGATGGCCAGGGCAAGCTGTCGACGGTGGAGTACCTGGTCCAGGCGCTGACGATGATCATCTTCACCTCCAGCGCGCAGCACGCGGCGGTGAACTTCGCCCAGGCGGGGCTGATGACCTTCACTCCGCTGGCGCCGGGGGCCGCCTATCGGGCAGCGCCGCTGTCCGTGGCCGACGCCGCGCTCAATCCCACGCTGGACCAGTACCCCCCGCTGGACATGGCGGCCGAGCAGCTCGATTTTCTTTCCCTGCTCGGCGGGGTCTACTACACGCGGTTGGGGGAGTACCGGCCCCTCTGGTTCAAGGGGCTGAACGTCATGGCCGCGCTGCACACGTTCAAGGAAGAGCTGAAGCAGATCGGCCAGACGATCGCGCAGCGCAACGCGAACCGTTACGGGCCCTATCCCTATCTCATCCCGACGAACATCCCCCAGAGCATCAACATCTGACGAGCCCGTGCGAAGCCAGCGGTCACCGGGCCGCTGGCTTCAGGGGCTCGAGGAGCAAGGGGAGTCGGCCTACTGGGCCGAGTATCCGCCGTCGATGGCGAGCGCCGTGCCGGTGATGTACGTCGACCAATCGGAGAGCAGGAACAGCACGGGCTTCGCCACCTCCTCCGAGCGGGCCGAGCGCCGCATGGGCACGCCATTGACGAAGGCCTGGCGGGTCGGCTCGCCGTGCTCGATGTGGCTCCAGATTTCCGTATCGATCGGGCCGGGCAGCACCGAGTTCACGCGGATGCCCTCCGTCGCGTAGTCGAGCGCCGCGGCCTTGGTCATGCCCATGAGTCCGTGCTTGGCCGACGAGTAGGCGCCAAAGCCGGGCGCGGCGACGTGCGAGAGGATGGAGGCGCAGTTGACGATGGAGCCGCCGCCACTCTTCTTCATCGCCCGGATTTCGTGGCGCATGCTGAGGAAGGTGGCGTCCAGGTTGATCGACATGAGCTGGCGGTACTCCGCTGGCGGGATGTCGGCGAACTTCCCGAGGGGGCCCGGGATGCCGGCGTTGTTGAAGGCGCCATCCAGCTTGTCGTACTCGCGGAGGGTGCGCGCGACGAGCGCCTCGATGTCGGCCTCCTGGGAGACATCCGTGCGAACGAAGAGCGCGGTGCCTCCGTCGGCGCGGATGCGGCCCACCAACTCCTCCCCCTTGTCGGCGCGGCGGCCAGCCAGTACCACCTTGGCGCCCTGCCGGGCCGCCTCCATGGCGGTGGCGGCTCCGATGCCAGACGTGGCGCCGGTGACGATGATGACCTTGTTCTCGAGTAGCATGTGCTCCCCCTGCCTGGCGGCGGGAGGGAGCCTCGGGAATGGGCTCCACTTCCGTGCCTGGATGGAGGGATGCTCAGGGGCCGGGCCCGCGTGTGTCAATCCGGCAATGGGGCAGACCCGGGTCCTCTCCCGGAGGGAGAGTGTTTGGGCTCAGCGTCCCCAGTCGGGGGTGGTGAGCGTGGCCTTCTCCCTCGCGGGCAGCGGCGTCTGGTTGTTGCCATCCGCCGTCATCACGAAGAGCTGCGACCCGCCGTTGCGCGTGGAGGTGAAGAGGATGAGGCGGCCGTTGGGCGAGAAGCTCGGCTCCTCGTTGTTCGCCTGGTCCTGCGTGAGGCGGGTGATCTTCCCGCTGTCCACGTGGACGGTGAAGAGGTCGAACGCGTTGCGCTCGTCGCGCGCGGTGAAGGCGATGAGGTCTCCGCGGGGGGACCAGTCCGGCGTCTGGTTGTAGTTGCCCTGGAAGGTGAGCCGCTTCACGCCCGAGCCATCCGCGTTCATCACGTACACCTGTGGCGAGCCGCCCCGGTTGGACACGAAGGCGATGCGCTTGCCGTCCGGCGACCACGAGGGGCTGGTGTTGATGCCGAAGCGCGTGTCGGTGATCTGCCTGGCGTTGTCACCATCCGCCTCGGCCACCCAGATTTGAGCGCTCTCCTCCTCGGCCAGTGCGTACGCGATGCGCTTGCCATCCGGGGAGAAGGAGATGCCGGTGGCCATCTGTCCCTCGGACGTCTTGATGCGCACGGTGTCGCCGCCCGGCTTCCGCACGTAGAGGTCCGGCTTGCCCTGCTGGTACGAGGTGTAGCCCAGCGTCCCGTCCGGCCCGAGCGCCGGCAGCAGGTTGATGCCACCGCGGGTCATCTGCTTCGCGTTGTGGCCGTCCCAGTCCGCCACCCACACGTCCCGGTTGGCGCCCGACTTGCGCACGTAGGTGATGCGCGAGAGGAAGGGGCTCGGCTCGCGGGTGTAGAAGCGGTAGATGGCGTCGGCGACCTTGTGGGCCAGCGCGCGAGGCTCCGCGGCGGGCGCGCTCTGGGTCGTCTTGAAGTCCTCGCGGCCGGAGCCCACGTTGAACAGGCGCGCCTCGGCCTTCAGCTCGCCGTTCTCCTGGGAGAGCGTGTACTTCACCAGCGACTCGGCGCCCACGTCGGCCCAGCGCGAGAAGTTGATGCTGCCCGCGGCCATGCCCTCCTTCGGGTCCGCGAGGAAGCTGTTGCGGTCCAGCACCTGGAAGATGCCGGAGGCGCGCAGGTCATACATCAGCGCGGCGTCCACCTCCTGGGTGGATGCCTTGGCCACCTCGCCCTGGACGAGCGGAGCGGGGGCGGCCAGGGGGAGGGGCCGGAAGTTGGCGCCGGAAATCTGGATGACGGGGGCTTGTGCGAGGGCCGTGAGGGGCAGCAGCACGAGCGAGAGGAGGAGGGCTTTCGCGTTCACGGGCTGAACTCCAGGACGATGCCGCTCTTCTGCAGCGCGTCCCGTAGATGGTCGGGGGGAGGGGAGAAGGGAGAGGCCTTCTTCACCGCGGCCAATACGGCCGAGTCGAAGAGGGTATTTCCGCTGGCCTTGGCCAGCCGCGCATCGATGACCTCTCCG contains:
- a CDS encoding SDR family NAD(P)-dependent oxidoreductase; this encodes MLLENKVIIVTGATSGIGAATAMEAARQGAKVVLAGRRADKGEELVGRIRADGGTALFVRTDVSQEADIEALVARTLREYDKLDGAFNNAGIPGPLGKFADIPPAEYRQLMSINLDATFLSMRHEIRAMKKSGGGSIVNCASILSHVAAPGFGAYSSAKHGLMGMTKAAALDYATEGIRVNSVLPGPIDTEIWSHIEHGEPTRQAFVNGVPMRRSARSEEVAKPVLFLLSDWSTYITGTALAIDGGYSAQ
- the tolB gene encoding Tol-Pal system beta propeller repeat protein TolB → MNAKALLLSLVLLPLTALAQAPVIQISGANFRPLPLAAPAPLVQGEVAKASTQEVDAALMYDLRASGIFQVLDRNSFLADPKEGMAAGSINFSRWADVGAESLVKYTLSQENGELKAEARLFNVGSGREDFKTTQSAPAAEPRALAHKVADAIYRFYTREPSPFLSRITYVRKSGANRDVWVADWDGHNAKQMTRGGINLLPALGPDGTLGYTSYQQGKPDLYVRKPGGDTVRIKTSEGQMATGISFSPDGKRIAYALAEEESAQIWVAEADGDNARQITDTRFGINTSPSWSPDGKRIAFVSNRGGSPQVYVMNADGSGVKRLTFQGNYNQTPDWSPRGDLIAFTARDERNAFDLFTVHVDSGKITRLTQDQANNEEPSFSPNGRLILFTSTRNGGSQLFVMTADGNNQTPLPAREKATLTTPDWGR